The sequence below is a genomic window from Paenibacillus sp. DCT19.
TCCTGATGTTCATGTACATTCCATTGAGCTTCAGGGCAATACAGCACTGTTTGATCTTTCTCTTATTATGGAGGAGAAGGAGCAAGGGCTGGGTGGTGACCTGATCTATAATACGGCTTTGTTTGCTGGTGCAGGAATGAAGCGACTCGTACAGCATTTTCACATTTTGTTAGAAGGAATTGTGGCGAATCCTGATCAAGCAATGAATGAGCTTATTCTTCTATCCTCGGAAGAACAGCATCAGCTTATTGTGGAATGGAATCAGAACCAACGTGATTATTCCTGGGAACGTTGCGTTCACGAACTGTTTGAAGCACAAGCCGCTACAGCACCTGACGCGCTTGCCATATCTGACGGAGACGAGCAGCTACGTTATGGGGAATTAAATCACAAGGCGAATCAACTCGCTCATGAGCTGCGGAACAGAGGAGCTAGACGGGGAATGAATGTCGGCGTTTGCATGGAACGTTCTGCAGACTGGCTAATTGCCATGATCGCTGTATTCAAATCAGGTGCATGCTATGTACCGCTGGATCCAACCTATCCAGAGGATCGTCTTCGTTTCATCATGGAGGATGCCCAGGTAGGAATACTGATTACAGGAACGACCCTTATGGATCAGCCTTCGGCAACTGTAGCTGAGGTTATCTACGTAGATCAAAGTGAGACATGGATGCAAGGCAATCACGGAAATCCTGTGCCAGCATCCACTGCCGACGATATCGCTTATATCATCTATACATCCGGTTCAACGGGCAAACCGAAGGGAGCTATGTTGAAGCACAAAGGGTTGCTTAATGTGATCTTCTGGCATCACGAACGCTTCGGTATTACACCTTCGGATCGAAGTGCGCAGGTTTCACGGATGGGCTTCGATGCTTCGTTGCTGGAAGTGTGGCCGTTCCTGACCGCTGGTGCGAGTGTTCATCTGATGGAGCAGGAAGTGGTTATGGATGCACAAGTATTACAGCAGTGGTTCCTGTCCCAAGGCATCACGATAGGTTGTTTTTTGCCACCTGTTATTGCCGAGCAATTGCTTGATTTAACGTGGCCTCAGGACGGTGTATTCAGATCTATTATGGTTGGTGGGGATCGTCTTCAGCTTCGTCCACCTGCGGATCTTCCGTTTGAATATATCAATATCTACGGGCCAACCGAGTGTACGATCTTTAGTACAGAAGGACGTGTGGCTAGTCGTGAGACCAATAATCAAGCTCCATCCATTGGGTGGGGATTGCCGAATATCACGTTATATGTGTTAGATCCGCAGCTTCATCCGGTTCCGATTGGTGTTCCTGGAGAATTGTACATTGGTGGAGTTGGCGTTGCTGCTGGTTATCTGAATCGTGAGGAATTAACGGCCGAGAAGTTTATTCCACATCCATTCCAGGTTGGAGAAAAGCTGTACCGCACAGGGGATTTGGTGAAATTGAATGAGGATGCTTCCCTTGAATTTGTCAGCCGGGTAGATCATCAGGTTCAGCTTCGAGGGTTCCGGATAGAGCTTGGGGAGATTGAGTCCGTGATATCAAGCCATTCATCCGTGCAGGCAGCTCTCGTATTAGTGAAAGAAACCAAGCAGCATGGTTCGCAATTGGTCGCTTATTTGACAGGTAGGGACGCTCAGGTTCCTGTGATTGAGGATATAAGGGATCATGTAAAACGCAAGCTTCCGCACTTTATGATTCCTTCGGCATGGGTGGTTATGGACGAGTTTCCGTTAACTCCGAACCGGAAGTTAGATCGCAAAGCATTACCTGATCCAGTGGGTGATGAGGCTTATGGCGTGAAGGAATACGTTGCTCCTCAGAGCCCTATGGAACAGGTAATGGCGGAAATTTGGTCAGAGGTGTTAGGTGTATCCCGAGTAGGAATTCATGACGATTTCTTTGCACTTGGGGACATTCGCTCCTTGCTGTACAGATGATCTCAAGATTGAATGCAAGACAGGGCATTGATGCCAAATTAGCCGATTTATTCAGTCAGCCGATTCTACAAGCGTTCGCAGGTAAGGTAGAGCAACAACCTCCTGCCTCCAGCACACTTACTCCGATCAAACGCATATCACGGAAAGTCCAGACGGTTCGGCCTTAAAGTGTACGTTCGAAAAGTCCGCCAAAGCGGACTTTTTGAATAACCTTTTAAACCTAGCGACAGGAGGAACTGTATTGAATACACATCTGAGTGATGAAGTGCATGATGATGTCTACGTTTTTCCACTATCCTTTGCCCAGCAGAGACTATGGTTTATTCAACAGCTTGACCCGGATAGCTCCGCTTATCATATGAATTCGTTATGGAGACTAGAAGGGGAGCTTGACCTAGAGGTGCTCCAACGCAGTGTTCAAGAATTGGTCGATAGGCATGAATCGCTGAGGACGTTTTTTCGAGAAGAAGAAGGAACGGCTGTCCAATGTGTGGCGGAACGTCTACGTGTGTGTGTCGATGTCATTGAAGTAGCTCATGCGGATGAGCAGGCTGCTGTGGAGTGGGTATCAAGAAGAGCGGCTGATCCTTACGAGATGTCGGAGGGTCCACTGTTCAGAGCGGTATTAATCCCGTTAGAGCGAGAGCCTAAGAAGTTCGTTTTCTCAATGATGATGCATCATATTATCTCTGATGGCTGGTCCATGAATGTACTCATGAATGAATTGAGGGCTCTTTACAGTGCTTTCCTTCATCATCAGCCTTCACCTCTCCCGGATCTACCTTTACAGTATGCGGACTATACGATGTGGCAATGCGAGCTATTAGAAGGGACATTATTAGATACCCAGTTGGACTATTGGAAAAATAAACTCAAGGGAGCTGAAGTCCTTCAGCTTCCAACCGATGCACCCAAACTTCCTTTTCAGTCTGCCCGTGGCGGAAAACTGGAATTTACCGTTGATTCACCTCTGATTCAATCACTAAGACAGATCGCTCAACAAGAAGGCGCAACGCTATATATGGCTATGTTGACAGCCTTTAAGCTGTTACTCCAACGATATAGTGGGCAATTTGATATATCGGTGGGTACCGTGAGTGCGAATCGGAATCGGGAGGAACTCGAAGGAGTATTCGGCTTTTTTGCCAATACACTTGTTATTCGTTCGCTGCTCTCTGCGGACAACGATTTCAGATCGCATTTGCGGCAGGTGAAGCAGAGTACGATTGAGGCTTATGCTCATCAGGAGGTTCCTTTTGAGAAAATAGTAGAGGCACTGCAGCCGGATCGTTCTACGACCGATAATGCGCTGTTTCAGGTTTTTTTCAGCATGGCATCCTTTGCCGAGGCATCGATCGATATGGCAGGAGTACAGTTGGTAGAGCTCGAACCGGAGGTCGATACCGTTTCCTTTGATCTGACGCTAAGCCTTCAGGAGCAAGGCGATTGTGTAAAAGGCACTTTTTTATATCATGCTGATCTATTTAAAGAGACGACCATAAGTAGAATGGCTGATAGTTTGGGCGTGTTGTTACAGAGTATTGTGCATTCGCCTAATGAGGCCGTTGGTCATCTCCCCATACTATCTCAGCAAGAATTGCATAAGCAGCTTGTGGAATGGAATGACACGGAGCGTGATGTGCCAGAGATCAGCATTCATGAGTTGTGGCAGCAAAAGGTGAAGGAAACTCCGGATGCACTGGCCGTGACGTGTGGTGCAGTGCAACTAACCTATATTCAATTGAATCAGCAAGCCAATCAATTGGCGAGGTATATGCAGGAACGTGGTGTGTGTGAACATGATCTTGTAGGGATATGTCTCGACAAATCTGTGCAGATGGTTGTATCCATTCTGGCTGTGCTCAAAGCGGGTGCAGCTTATGTGCCTATAGATCCTAGTTACCCTGCAGAACGGTTGTCATACATGCTTCAGGACGCTAGTCCACATACCATGGTGGTCAACAGTGCTGATCTGGAGCAGCTATCTTTGGATTCGATGAATGTCATTTGTTTAGATCGTGAGTATGAGCAGATTAGTCTGAAGTCTACCGAAGATATGGAATCTACGGTGGCTTCCGACAGCCTGGCGTATGTGATCTATACCTCAGGATCAACGGGGAAACCAAAAGGGGTAATGATTGCTCATCGGGGTGTTGTTAATCTAGCGCTCGACAATATCGAGACCTTTGCGGTAACACCAGCAGACCATGTCATGCAGTTTGCATCATTCAGCTTCGATGGATCGGTGTTCGAGACGATGACGGCTTTATTGTCTGGGGCGAGTCTTCATATCTATCAGCGTGGTGAAGACCTTGGGGCATTTTTACAAAGACAGCATATTACCTTCGGAGCCTTCCCGCCATCTGTCCTTGCCACATTGGAGGAGGAAGAGGTTGCGAATCTACGTGTGATGATTGTAGCTGGGGAGAAGTGTCCCGCAGAGCTGATTGAAAAATATAACCAACATAACCGGATGTATAATTCATATGGTCCGTCTGAATCAACCGTAGCAGCCACGGTATATCCATACCGAGTGGAACAGCCGGATTCCATCGGGCGACCGATTGCCAACAGTCGTGTATATATATTGGATCAGTATCTACAGCCAGTGCCTGTTGGTGTGCAGGGTGAGATTTATATCGCTGGTCGCGGACTGGCTCTTGGGTATCTGAACAAGCCTGATTTAACTGCCGAACGTTTTGTAGAGTCCCGTTTACATACCGATGAGCGGCTGTATAAGACAGGTGACCTGGGACGTTATTATACGGATGGAAGTATTCAATTCCTAGGAAGAACCGATTATCAGGTGAAAATTCGTGGATTTCGGATTGAACTCGGTGAGGTGGAAACAACGCTCGCAGAGCATCCCCATGTGGACGAGGTATTGGTGGATGCACGAGCCAACCATCTGGGAGATCGCACATTGGTTGCTTACCTTGTGCTTAAAGAAAATTATACGTGGGAGTATGGACCGCTGGAGAAATATGCACAGGAGCGATTACCTGCTCATATGGTGCCTAGTCATTGGGTGTTTGTGTCACAATTCCCGCTTACGCCGAATAATAAA
It includes:
- a CDS encoding amino acid adenylation domain-containing protein; protein product: MKKLFGIEYPLAQVFQRPVLSQMAKRIQELRSTEGRQDVAATSSMVGVTREQNVPLSFAQQRMWFFEQMYPGNRNYHIPSLWRLNGSVQREVLERSIHDLIQRHESLRTHFLAGEGNEPLQVVQPEIPSVLTYMDLQNHPDALQQAMNWITDEGDREFSLRQGPLLRAALIQLAPQEYVLGVTMHHIISDGWSMGVFIRELSALYTAHLLGEATPLAELPIQYADYAIWQRKWLGEGVMDRQLDYWRHQLQDVSVLQLPTDYPRPAAQTFEGATERFHIAEPLLAELKKLSRREGTTLYMTLLSAWKILLHRYTQQEDIAVGTPIANRNQEETEGLIGFFANTLVLRSQFAGNMSFRQLLTQVKETALQAYMHQDVPFEKLVEELQPDRDTGHTPLFQVLFTLQNTPADEFSIPDVHVHSIELQGNTALFDLSLIMEEKEQGLGGDLIYNTALFAGAGMKRLVQHFHILLEGIVANPDQAMNELILLSSEEQHQLIVEWNQNQRDYSWERCVHELFEAQAATAPDALAISDGDEQLRYGELNHKANQLAHELRNRGARRGMNVGVCMERSADWLIAMIAVFKSGACYVPLDPTYPEDRLRFIMEDAQVGILITGTTLMDQPSATVAEVIYVDQSETWMQGNHGNPVPASTADDIAYIIYTSGSTGKPKGAMLKHKGLLNVIFWHHERFGITPSDRSAQVSRMGFDASLLEVWPFLTAGASVHLMEQEVVMDAQVLQQWFLSQGITIGCFLPPVIAEQLLDLTWPQDGVFRSIMVGGDRLQLRPPADLPFEYINIYGPTECTIFSTEGRVASRETNNQAPSIGWGLPNITLYVLDPQLHPVPIGVPGELYIGGVGVAAGYLNREELTAEKFIPHPFQVGEKLYRTGDLVKLNEDASLEFVSRVDHQVQLRGFRIELGEIESVISSHSSVQAALVLVKETKQHGSQLVAYLTGRDAQVPVIEDIRDHVKRKLPHFMIPSAWVVMDEFPLTPNRKLDRKALPDPVGDEAYGVKEYVAPQSPMEQVMAEIWSEVLGVSRVGIHDDFFALGDIRSLLYR
- a CDS encoding non-ribosomal peptide synthetase; amino-acid sequence: MNTHLSDEVHDDVYVFPLSFAQQRLWFIQQLDPDSSAYHMNSLWRLEGELDLEVLQRSVQELVDRHESLRTFFREEEGTAVQCVAERLRVCVDVIEVAHADEQAAVEWVSRRAADPYEMSEGPLFRAVLIPLEREPKKFVFSMMMHHIISDGWSMNVLMNELRALYSAFLHHQPSPLPDLPLQYADYTMWQCELLEGTLLDTQLDYWKNKLKGAEVLQLPTDAPKLPFQSARGGKLEFTVDSPLIQSLRQIAQQEGATLYMAMLTAFKLLLQRYSGQFDISVGTVSANRNREELEGVFGFFANTLVIRSLLSADNDFRSHLRQVKQSTIEAYAHQEVPFEKIVEALQPDRSTTDNALFQVFFSMASFAEASIDMAGVQLVELEPEVDTVSFDLTLSLQEQGDCVKGTFLYHADLFKETTISRMADSLGVLLQSIVHSPNEAVGHLPILSQQELHKQLVEWNDTERDVPEISIHELWQQKVKETPDALAVTCGAVQLTYIQLNQQANQLARYMQERGVCEHDLVGICLDKSVQMVVSILAVLKAGAAYVPIDPSYPAERLSYMLQDASPHTMVVNSADLEQLSLDSMNVICLDREYEQISLKSTEDMESTVASDSLAYVIYTSGSTGKPKGVMIAHRGVVNLALDNIETFAVTPADHVMQFASFSFDGSVFETMTALLSGASLHIYQRGEDLGAFLQRQHITFGAFPPSVLATLEEEEVANLRVMIVAGEKCPAELIEKYNQHNRMYNSYGPSESTVAATVYPYRVEQPDSIGRPIANSRVYILDQYLQPVPVGVQGEIYIAGRGLALGYLNKPDLTAERFVESRLHTDERLYKTGDLGRYYTDGSIQFLGRTDYQVKIRGFRIELGEVETTLAEHPHVDEVLVDARANHLGDRTLVAYLVLKENYTWEYGPLEKYAQERLPAHMVPSHWVFVSQFPLTPNNKIDRKALADPVWDDEATMDTELTQDEARLRDLWVEVLGSGISIGPSSNFFKLGGHSLKAMQLISKINKSYGVQLAVKQLFMYPTLSQLAVSIQKGIIHETNQIRVPLQAGRGEKTLFVIHPKVGMCWVIWTWYVNWRMM